Within Aliivibrio fischeri, the genomic segment CTTGAGATAGGTTGGAGGGACTAGGTTCTAGGGACGAGAAAGAGGTAGTCAAAATGGAACTAGAAACTATACGCTAGCGCTAGCTAGAGACGATAAGAGCATTATATGACTAAAGTTGAACGTCATTCTTAAATAGGTAATGCTTTTGATTTTATAGTTTCTAGAGCGAAGCGTTCTAGTTAGCGTAGCGTATAGATCTAACTAAAAGGACGAGGTCCGTACTCGAACCTCGTCCCTCGCATCTAGTTCTTATGTCTACGTACTTTAAGTGCGTGTGGCATAACACGGATACGACGCATTATTTCAGCTAAATGCTTACGATCTTTTACCGTAAGTTCGATGGTTACTGTATATAAGCGTCCATCTTTTTCTTCTGTTGAAATACCACGGATATTTGATCCTGTACCTGCAATCACATTCGCCAAATCAGCTAATGCACCTTGGTGGTTTTGGATATCAATATCTAATGCCGTATCAAATTCTTGATCGAATTCATCAGCCCATTCAACGCCCATGTACTTATCAAGTTCTTTTTGATAACCACGAACATTTGCACACTCTTCCATATGAACCACAAGGCCACGGCCAGGACTTACGTGAGCAATAATGTGATCACCCGGAATAGGGCGACAACAGTTTGCAAATGTCAGTAAGATGCCATCAGCACCACGGATTGGTAGTTTTTTACCAGTGGTGGTTTCAATGTTTGAGGTTTGTTCCGTTAATTCATCAGCAGAGCCTAATAGGCGACGAGCAATAACAATACTCATCAACTCACCTAAGCCGATAGCGGCCAGTAAGTCATCCAGTTCTGCTAATTTAAGATCAGATAAAACGTGATCAATATTCTCTTGAGAGATATCGTCTAGTGATACGTTATGACCTAAAGCGTGATTCAATAGGCGACGACCTAATACTACAGAATCTTCTCTACGCATGGTTTTTAGCACTTGGCGGATCTTCGTACGTGCTTTTGATGTCACTACGTAGTTCAGCCATGCTGCATTTGGACGAGCACCTGGAGCACTGATGATTTCAACCGTTTGACCATTTTTAAGTGGTTTACTTAGTGGGTAAGGTTGACGGTTAACACGTGAACCAACACAACTGTTACCAACATCAGAGTGAACGGCGTAAGCAAAATCTACAGCCGTTGCGCCAACAGGCAGTTCAAAAATACGGCCTTTTGGAGTGAAAACGTAAATTTCGTTCGGGAAGAGATCCGATTTTACGTTTTCAATAAATTCAAATGAGCTACCTGCACTTTGTTGAAGTTCAAGTAAGCTTTGCATCCAGCGTTGTGCTCGGATTTGAGCCGTCGTGCTAGAGTTATCGCCTTCTTTGTACGACCAATGTGCAGCAACACCTTTGTTCGCCATTTGCTCCATATCTTCAGTACGAATTTGTACTTCAACAGGAACACCGTGAGGGCCAACCATAGAGGTATGAAGCGATTGGTAGCCATTGGCTTTTGGTACAGCAATATAGTCTTTAATACGACCCGGACGAGGTTTGTAAATGCTGTGAACTTGGCCTAATGCTCGATAACAAGTATCGACATTATCGGTAATTACTCGGAACGCATAGATATCCATAATGGTATGGAAACGCTGTTCTTTATTTTTCATTTTATTGTAAATAGCGAACAGGTTTTTCTCTCTACCAATCACTCGACCTGTGATGCCAGCTTCAGCAATACGGCCTTCAATTTCTGAGTGAATTTTTTGGATCATCTCTTTACGGTTACCACGAGCTGACTTCACCACTTCTTTTAATACGCGATAGCGATTAGGGTAAAGGGCTTCAAAACCTAACTCTTCAAGTTCAGTTTTAATATTGTGGATACCAAGGCGATGCGCCAAAGGAGAGAAGATTTCTAAAGTTTCACGAGCAATGCGGCGACGTTTATCAGGGCGTAAAGCACCCAACGTGCGCATGTTATGAGTTCGGTCAGCAAGTTTGATCAATATAACGCGGATGTCTTGCACCATCGCCATGACCATTTTTCGGAAGTTTTCAGCCTGTGCTTCTTTTTTATCGCGGAACTTAAGTTTGTCCAGCTTAGAAACACCATCCACTAATTCGGCAACCGTATCACCAAACTGCTCTGCGAGCTCTTCTTTGCTAACTTCTGTGTCTTCAATAACATCATGAAGCAGCGCAGCCATCAGCGTTTTGTGGTCGAGCTTCATTTCTGCAAGGATTCGAGCCACAGCTACTGGGTGGATGATATAAGGTTCGCCACTTGAGCGAGTTTGCCCTTCATGGGCTTCTTTTGCTACCAGATAAGATCGACGAAGAGCCTCAATGTGAGGCTCTGGCAGGTAATCTTTGGCAACATCTTTCAGGCTATCGAATAAATCCAAATTTCGCCCCGTCAGGTTTGCTGTTTTACAATCTACAAGAGATTATAAAGATTAACGATTGTGTGTGATTGAGCTTACTGCTGCTAATTCAGCTGCGTCTTGCTCTTGTTGCTCTTGGCGCTCACGAGCATCTAGTAATTCTTTAGTGATCAGGCCTTCTTCAATTTCACGAAGAGCGATAACAGTTGTTTTATCGTTCTCTTCAGGCACTAGCGCATCTTTACCACCAGTTTGCATTTGACGTGCGCGACGAGAAGAAATAAGTACTAGATCGAAACGGTTGCCGATTTTCTCAACTGCGTCTTGAACGGTTACACGTGCCATGAGGACTCCAATTTATTAACAAAAATAGTTATATGATGAGAAAGTATACAAGTAACCCGTATAAGTTTCTAGCTAGGGTTACAAGATACTCGTAGAAATATGAAGAAATTAGTCCGCTAATAGCGCTTCTAACATGCCTTTATATTTCGTTGTTTGTTTGTCTTGTTTTAAGCGTTCTGCACGGATAATTGAACGGAAGTCCATTTGTGCAGTATCAAAATCGTCATTAATGATCACATAATCGTATTCATCGTAATGTGAAATTTCAGATTTTGCTTCGCTCATGCGCTTAGCAATAACAGCATCGCTGTCTTGGCCACGTGCATTTAGGCGTCGTTCTAGTTCTCCATTTGATGGAGGTAGAATGAATACGCTTTTTGCTAAAGGCATTTGTTCACGGATTTGACGAGCACCTTGCCAATCAATATCTAAGAACACATCAATACCTTTATCAAGGGTCTCTTCGATCCATACTCGAGATGTTCCGTAGTAGTTACCGAACACTTCGGCATATTCTAAGAATTCACCTTTTTGAATCAGTTCTTCAAAATGCTCTTTCTGAATAAAGTGATAATGAACACCATCAGTTTCTCCTGGGCGCATACCACGAGTAGTATGAGACACAGAGACTTTCATAGCATAAGTTGGGTTGCTTTCTAACAGTGCCGAGATCAAACTCGACTTACCAGCACCACTTGGGGCTGACACAATATAAAGTGTACCTTTGCTCATGATAGATTCTCTTGGGAGTTATGGCATTTCTCTTAATATACCATTTTTTTAGATATTGAGAGGAAATGCGAAGCATAGAAAATTGGGTGGCGAAGAATAGCACAATCAAGAATCAATTTGAATGAAAGAAATACGCTAATTCAAATAATAATTTTGTGTTAAATCGAGTTGGCACTATCATTAAGGCTTAATTAATCCTCAACCTTAATAATAGTGGATATTTTAGTTATGCCTTCTCATCTGCCGAAATCATTTAGTAAACCGTTTTTAAAAGTCTTTCATATTTTAGAAGCCATATTATTGGTTGCTATCACGCTAGCTACCTTATTTGCGATGGTGAACGAATTCATTCATGTTTTTGTCGAACAGCAAATTCAATTAACAGACATCCTTTTAATGTTTATCTACCTTGAAGTGTTAGCCATGGTGCAGCAGTTCGTGATGAACGGTAAAATCCCGGTTCGTTATCCTATCTACATCGCTATGATGGCCATTGCTCGTTACATTACATTAGGAATGAAAGAGATTGATGCAACCTTGGTGGTTTGGTTAGCGTTAGCCGCATTCATTCTTGCCGCTGCGACGTTATTGATCCGTGTTGGGCACCATTACTGGCCATATGAAATAAACGAAAACAAACATTATGATGAGTAGCCTTAACGCTATTTTTTATTGGTAATAATAAAGCGCCCCTGTAGTGATTAACTACAGGGGCGTTTTAATAACGCATTGATGAAAATAACCGTGCTTTTTTGCTGTAAGGATTGTGTAAAAAAACGTAATGCTTATTGTGAAGTGAGTCGTATGCCGTTATCTTCATTCTTGTATTTATGTCTAACGAGATATTGTGATGCTAATTAGAAAGATAGCCACAATTTGTATTTTAATGGCGACACTATTAGTTTTAACGCTATATAGTGCGACATCTCGTGTAGAAAATTTACCAACTCAGTTCTCTGATAATCACGCTGTGGTTGAAATTAGTCATGTTGATTTTTGTAATCTAGATCTTGGTGATATTCAATCATCAGCAGAGTCGGGGTGTTGTGATCCCGGAGGCTCTTGTTTTGAAAAGCAATGTTGTTCTCATGGGCATGCATCAAGCAGCAGTCTGGTGAGTAATTCACTGTTTGTTAATATAACGCCTTATCATTTTGTATCAGCTCCTATGGTATCTACTACCTACTTAAGTGCTGATCTCGGTTATCTTTACCGACCTCCAATCAGTTAATTCCTATCTCGTGACGATTTTGTCACACCACAATTATATCTATGCGTGAATACACGCGTGCTTTTTTGTCATGCAGGTACATCAATTCGTTGATGGATTTACCTCGCTTTTTGATAGGGATCTGAAAATGTCTTTTAGATTTATTAATTACGTATTTTTCTATTTAACTCAATACGTTTGCTTCTCATGTAATCATTCTATTCGCTCTGTATGTAAAGAAGGAGCGCATTATGAATAAGAAATATTTACCCGCATTATTGTTTGTTTCAGTGTGTTTAATTTGGGGAACAACTTGGCTTGCAATGGAGTTTGCCGTTCAGACGATTCCTCCAATCTTTGCGACTGGTTTGCGTTTTTTAATCGCTTCACCACTACTAATCATGTTGGCTAAGTTGTTTAAGCAATCTCTTTTTTTTCCGAAAGGAAAGAGACTTTGGATGCTGATAGTAGCAATGTTTTATTTCGCTATTCCGTTTACCTTGATGATTTTTGGAGAGCAGTATATTTCATCTGGATTAGCTTCGATTATCTTTGCAAACATGCCAATCGCTGTGATGTTTACATCCAGTCTATTCTTAGGTTTAAAGCTGAGAAAGATTCAAATCGGTGGTTTATTTGTTGCAGTCTTAAGTTTAATTTTAATCTTAACAAAGGAGATGAGTTTAGGCGGAGAGGATTATCTGCTTGGATTTTTGGCTCTAGGAGGTGCTGTTCTTATGCATGCCATCATGTATGTGTTGGTTGAGAAGTTCTGTGAGCGAGTTCCTGTACTTACGTATAATGCGCTTCCTAGTTTGATCGCTTCTTTATGTTTACTTGTTACGTCTATGTTTATCGAGCAACCAGATGTGAGTACATTTTCTGTAGATTCGATAATGGCTGTTGTTTATTTGGGTATATTTGCGAGTGTTGGTGGCATTGTGGCTTACTTTAAACTTGGTCAAGTATCTTCACCATTTACAGCATCTATTTGCTTCTTATTTTTCCCTCTTATCGCTTTAAGCCTTTCTGTTTGGTTTGCGGGAAATAGCATATCTACTACCTCTGTTTTATTGTTGTTGCCTCTACTTTGTGGAATTTTAGTCACTAAGCTTGATGCTTCTTTTTGGACTAAGCTTTTTTCACTAGGTATGGGAGAGAGAAGAAAACAAAAGGTAAGTTAAAGAGCGTATCGTTATTGATAGCCATAAAAAAGCCCTGATAAGTTCAGGGCTTTTTATTAATCTATATTTAGTAGAATCGAATTATTCAATATTCTGAATTTGCTCACGCATTTGTTCGATAAGTACTTTCAGCTCAACACCAGATGCAGTGATATCTGTGCTGATTGATTTAGATGCTAGCGTGTTGGCTTCACGGTTAAACTCTTGCATCATGAAATCCAGTTTACGACCACATGCGCCGCCTTTTTTCATAATACTGTTTGCTTCTTTAACGTGAGAATCTAAACGATCGATCTCTTCAGCTACATCCGATTTTTGAGCTAAAAGGATCAACTCTTGTTCAACACGAGAAGAATCCAGTTCAATTTTCGCATCTTCAAATTTAGTCAGAAGACGGTTACGTTGCCATTCTAGGATCTCTGGCATGCGAGCACGAACTTTTGCTGCTTCTTCAGTAATAGCATCTAAGCGTTGTACGATAAGTGCTTGCATGTTTGCACCTTCACTTGCACGAGCTTCAATGAAGTCATTTACTGCTAGTTCAAAGTGCTCAAGAAGCTCTTTATTAATCGCATCGAAATCCTGCTCAGGAGCTTCCATTACGCCTTGCCATTGCAGAATTTGGAAAGGGTTAATGCTGCCTTCGCCTGATTCAGTTTTTACCCATTGTGCTGCTTTAATCACTTGGCGAGCTAAATCTTCATTAATTTTTAATTCGCTGTTTGATGCATTGTTTGCTTCAAAGCGTAGGTGACATTCTACTTTACCGCGAGCAAGACGCTTACGGAAACGCTCACGAAGAACAGGTTCTAAGCCACGGAACTGTTCTGGCATACGGAAATAAGTTTCTAAATAACGTTGGTTTACTGAGCGGATTTCCCACACAGCGTTACCCCAATCTGCTTTTACTTCGCGGCGTGCATAAGCCGTCATACTGTAGATCATGTAAGCGTCCTCAAATCATCAATAGGAAGGATGATGAATAAAATATCGCGATACTATAACAGATAAGCGCAATAGTGAGTAACTAGAGAAACAGGAGCTATGCTTTATTCTTGGACTTGGGTATAATCGGCGACAATTTGTCATAATCAAGGTATCTGCCATGCGTCCTAGCGGAAGAACAGCTCAGCAAGTCCGTCCAATTACACTTACTCGTAACTTCACTGCACACGCAGAGGGTTCAGTATTAGTTGAATTTGGTAATACAAAAGTAATTTGTACTGCAAGTGTTGAAGAAAACGTTCCTCGCTGGTTAAAAGGCAAAGGGAAAGGTTGGGTAACCGCTGAGTACGGTATGTTACCTCGCGCAACACACACTCGTAATCGCCGTGAAGCAGCAAGCGGTAAACAAGGTGGTCGTACGATGGAAATCCAACGTTTGATCGCTCGTAGTTTACGTGCAGCCGTTGACCTAGAAGCACTAGGTGAACAAATGATCACAGTTGACTGTGACGTTATTCAAGCTGACGGTGGTACTCGTACAGCATCTATTACTGGTGCAAGTGTGGCGTTAGCTGACGCAATTAATCACATGATTGCTACGGGTAAACTAAAATCGAACCCAATGAAAGGTCATGTAGCGGCGGTTTCTGTTGGTATCTACAACGGTGAAGCAATTTGCGACCTTGAGTATCTAGAAGACTCAGCAGCAGATACAGACATGAACGTTGTCATGATGGAAGATGGCAAAATGATTGAAGTGCAGGGCACGGCAGAAGAAGCACCGTTCTCTCACCAAGAATTGTTAGACATGCTGGCTCTTGCGCAACAGGGCATCAATGACATTATTGAGAAGCAGAAAGCGGCGTTGGCCGAATAATTGATTTTAATAGCTCCTAATTTAGGGGCTATTTTTTTATGTGTTTTTAAGAGCAGGGACGAGAACGCTGTGCTCCGAGAGTTGAGGACGGACTTCGTCCTAAAGCAAGAGTAGGATTCAGGACGCTACGCTTGCAGGTTTCAGGTGTATTCGTTTTTGATCTTCCTGAAACCTGTTCTTACCAATTTGAAAGTTATAAATTATTAACCAAAAAGAGAGAATGAAAATGAAAGCATACCAGCGTGAGTTTATTGAATTTGCCCTTGAGAAAGAAGTACTAAAGTTTGGTGAGTTTACTTTAAAGTCTGGTCGTAAAAGCCCATATTTCTTTAACGCTGGCTTATTTAATACCGGTCGTGATTTAGCACGTTTAGGTCGTTTTTATGCAGCTGCATTGGCGGATTCTGGTATTGAATATGATGTATTATTTGGCCCTGCGTACAAAGGGATTCCAATCGCAACAACGACAGCAGTAGCATTAGCTGATCACCATGATACAGATAAGCCATACTGTTTTAACCGTAAAGAAGCAAAAGATCACGGTGAAGGCGGCAACCTAGTTGGTAGCGCACTTGAAGGTCGCATTATGCTAGTTGATGACGTGATCACAGCTGGTACAGCGATTCGTGAATCAATGGAAATCATTCAAGCAAATGGCGCTGATTTAGCGGGTGTTCTTGTGGCTATTGACCGTCAAGAAAAAGGCAAAGGTGAGTTATCGGCGATTCAAGAAGTTGAACGTGACTTCAATTGCTCAATCATTTCGATTGTAAGTCTGACAGACTTAATCTCTTTCTTAGAAGAGAAAGGCGATAATGCTGAGCAACTAGAAGCCGTAAAAGCGTACCGTGCTGAGTTTGGTATCTAATTGATGCTAAAACCCTTTAAGTAGGGTTAATAATGCTTTTTCAAAATAGAAGAGTAAGTGGTTGATGTCGTATCAGCCACTTTTTTTTGCGCTTCATCTTCAACATTTGTTGTCTGTGTCATATCGACATTTAACCACTCTTTCATGTTCTTCCAGAGCGGTTTATCAAGCTCAGGGTAGCGAGCTAAGAAACAGTTCTTTTCTGAAAACATCTCTTGATATGCTTGATGCTCAGACATGGTACCTAAAAGCGGGTACTTCATATGCTGCAGCACTTTATGAACAAACTCAGTACCTTGGTTGTTTTCTTTGCAGCGAGTAATAACAAAGGCTAACTCAACATTATTATGCTTAAACGCAGGGGAATTAATTAAGTCTTTAATGAAGCCAAGCATTGAGTGCACATCAATTGGTGATGGTTGGACAGGGAAGATGATCTTATCAACCATAGAAATATACTTCTCCATCTCAAAACGACTAAAGTTAGAGGGAGAATCAATCACTGTGATTTTAGTGTCCGCTTCCAAACGTAAAGCGAGAGAAAAGGCACATTTGATGATGGTAAAAAACGAGTCGTTCTCACCCCTTCGGTTTTACTGCCCCAAAAGTGGCTTGTACCTTGAGGGTCAAGATCAATGATTTCCGTTTTTACTTTTTGATGAGCGTAGAAAGACGCCATTGCTATTGCGAACGTGGATTTGCCTGCGCCACCTTTACGGTTGATGACAAGAACTTTTTTACATTGTGCTCGTTTATATCCAACTAACATGATGAACTCATCTATAATCATTGACAATATTATAACTAAGCAATCAATATGCCATGTAATTCAAGTTTGGTACGGTAATCAGTCTTAAAGTTTGAACTCGTTACATAAAAAGTAACAATTTCATCTCTCATTTTTTATGAAATACCACTTCAATTGCTTCAAGTTACGAGTAAACTGAAACAAGACATATATTGAGGTTAAGCCCATGCAAGAAAACCATAAGATTTTAGTAGTTGATGATGATGCTCGTCTTCGTTCTTTATTAGAGCGTTACTTGTCAGAACAAGGCTTTCAAGTGCGTAGCGTAGCTAACAGTGAACAAATGGACCGTTTATTGGCTCGTGAAACTTTCCACCTAATGGTATTGGACTTAATGTTGCCGGGTGAAGATGGCCTATCTATTTGCCGCCGCTTACGCAGTGCAAATAATATGTTGCCGATCCTAATGCTAACGGCAAAAGGCGATGAAATTGATCGCATCGTTGGTTTAGAAGTTGGTGCTGATGATTATTTACCAAAGCCATTTAATCCACGTGAATTACTAGCACGTATTCGTGCGGTATTACGTCGCCAAGTTATTGAAGCGCCAGGAGCTCCAAGCGCAGAAGATAAAATGATTGAGTTTGGTGAATTCCGCTTAAATCTAGGTACACGTGAAATGTTCCGTAATGAAGAACCAATGCCACTGACATCAGGGGAATTTGCCGTTCTAAAATCATTAGTGACGAACATGCGTGAACCAATGTCGCGTGATAAATTAATGAATATGGCTCGTGGCCGTGAATATTCAGCAATGGAACGTTCAATTGACGTTCAAATTTCTCGTCTTCGTCGTATGATTGAAGAAGACCCAAGTCGTCCACGCTATATTCAAACGGTGTGGGGATTAGGTTATGTATTTGTTCCTGATGGGGCAGAAGCGTAAGAGTAGGGACGAGAATTGAGTACGTTTCGCTTAAGGGGTGAGGAAGAGCATTAAAAGCAGGTTTCAGGTCTCAGGAAGAACAAAAGTGAGTACACCTGAAACCTGCAAGCGAAGCGTCCTGAAACCTAGGTTATTTCAACACCAACCATATTCGCTGTTGTCGTTTCTAGTTAGCGCAGCGTATAGTCTCTAACTCTCTTCAAATTCATCACCAAACAGAGAACTCCCATGAAAAGTACCTTCGCCAGAACCCTTTTACTCCTTGCATCCCTTCTTATCGCCAGTCAGGTATTCTCTTATCTCGCGGTTTTTAATTACGCCTTATTACCTAGCTTGCAGCAATTTAATCGCATTTTGGCTTATGAAGTACGCTTAATGTTAGCGGAAGATGTCACGCTAGAGAGTGGTAAAAATGTTCATTTAGGGCAGCCTCTACGACGTCAATTATTAGAGCAGCTTGGTGTGAGTCTTCATGATGAAAACGATCCTGATATGAAAGAGTATTATCAGGCCAGTCCGGTTGAATTTTTAAGTGAAGAGATGACTCAGGAGTTAGGAGCACCAACAGAAGTTCGTTTGATTCTGGGGACCGACAGTTATGTATTGTGGATGAAGAGTGAAGCAATGCCTAAATTTTATATGCGAATACCATTATCAGCATTGCAAGAAGATGATTTCGCACCGCTCTTTAGAAACAGTTTATTTATCGCTCTACTCGTCATTCTTGGTGGTTGGACGTTTATTAAAATTCAGAATCGACCATTAATGGCACTGCAAACTGCCGCTCGTAAAGTAGGTAAAGGTGAAATACCCGATCCGTTACCTGAAAAAGGAGCATCAGAGATTCAAGCGGTGACTCGTGCGTTTAACCAAATGTCGAAGGGCATTCAGAAATTAGAGCAAGACCGAGCTTTATTAATGGCCGGGGTTAGTCATGATATCCGAACACCATTAACTCGTATTCGTTTAGCCACAGAAATGATGTCTCCAGAAGATAGCTACCTTGCTGAAAGTATGATTAAAGACACGGAAGAGTGTAATGAGATCATCGGTCAATTCATGGACTATTTAAAGCCTGTCGCAAAGCAAGATTTTACTCAGGTGGATGTGAATATCATAGTTAATGAAGTGATATTAGCTGAGGGGGGTATGAGCGTGAAATTCAAACCAAACTCGCCATGATCCCAAAAGCGATTAATGGTAATGCGGTAGCAATTAAGCGAGTGATCACCAATTTGGTCGTTAATGCGATTCGATACGGTGGTGATTGGATTCAAGTATCAACCAGTGTTTCTGCCGACCATAAGACCGTATGGATTATTATTGAAGATAATGGCCCTGGAGTTGATAACGCACAGTTAGAAACGGTGTTCGAACCTTTTACTCGAGGTGATACGGCTCGTGGTAGTGAAGGTACAGGGCTAGGATTAGCCATTGTTAAGCGTATTGTTACTCAGCATCAAGGTGAAGTGAGTTTATCAAACCGAAGTGAAGGTGGTTTGAAGGTTCAAGTTGAGTTTCCGTTGGGATAAGAGCAGGGACGAGAATCGAGGACGCTTCGCTCGAGGGGCGAGGAAGAGCGTAAGAGCAAAAAGCGAAGGGTTCAGGTCTCAGGTTTCAGGAAGAGCAAAAGCAGAGTTCAGAGGTGATTGTTGTGATAACAGTATCAAATATACAGTTCCCTCCCCTTAGTAAGGGGGGGAGGAGATAAAATCAAAAGCGAGTACACCTGAAACCTGCAAGCGTAGCGCCCTGAAACCTAAAAACTCACCACATCAACTATGCTTGCTCTTATAGTCTCTAGTCAGCGCAGCGTATCGTTCCTAGTAAAAAATAAAAAAGACCGCAGATAATAATCACTTGCGGTCTTTTTCGTTTTTACTCGTCCTTAGAGCGAAGCGAACTTGCCCCTAGTCCCTTTAAGCAATCACATCTTGTTTTGCTTCTTCTTTCACTTCTGCATACGGCAATACGATATTTAAGATAATCGCAGTTACACCACCTGCAGTTACACCTGATGAGAAAATATTTTTAATCATCTCTGGCATGAACTGAAGAATTTCAGGTTTTTGAGCTAAGCCAAGACCCATAGAGAAAGACATTGCCATGATTAGGATGGCGCGACGGTCTAGTTCAACACGTGAGATAATACGCACCCCAGCAGCCGCAATCGTACCGAACATCACAATAGTCGCACCACCAAGTACAGGCTCAGGAATGATCTGCACCATGCTTGCCACACCAGGGAATAAGCCAAGAAGAACTAACATTCCTGCAATGAAATACCCCACATAACGACTTGCTACACCCGTTAATAGGATTACGCCATTGTTTTGGCTGAACGTTGAGTTAGGGAAGCTGTTAAATGCTGCTGCGATTGCTGAGTTAATACCATCAGCCAATACACCGCCTTTAATACGCTTCATATAAACAGGCCCTTTCACTGGCTGGCCTGATACTTCTGATGTTGCTGTAATATCACCAATGGCTTCTAATGCCGTGATTAAGAAGATAAGTACCAAAGGAATAAACAGAGACCAGTCAAAACCTAAGCCATATTGCATAGGAATTGGTAGGGCAATTAGAGCTGCATCATGAGACATTTCTGTATTAAGCATTCCATAGCCCACGCAGCTACCGTACCTACTGTCATTGCGATAACGATAGAAGCCATACGTAGGTAAGGGTTAGTTGCACGGTTTAGTACCACAATAATTAATAATACCGTGCCAGCAAGAGCGAGCTTATCAAGACTACCAAATGTGCCTTCGCCCATAGCAGAATATCCGCCACCCATAGACACTAAACCGACTTGAATAAGAGTAAGGCCAATTAGGGTAACAACAATGCCAGAGACTAATGGAGTAATGATCTTTTGAGCGTATTCGAGAACACGAGATAGGAAAATTTCAGCGGTTGAAGCAACAAGAATGGTACCAAAAATTGCCGCCATCATTGTAGGAACATCAGCACCACCAGCTTTTAGTGCAAGGCCAGCACCAATGATTGGGCCTAAGAAATTAAAACTGGTGCCTTGAACTGAAAGTAAGCCAGAACCGATAGGGCCAAAAGTTTTGATTTGAATAAAAGAAGAAATGCCCGAAGCAAATAAAGACATGCTGATGATGGTATTGGTTTCAGCCGCTGGAACACCAAGAGTCTGACAGATGATCAGAGACGGCGTAATAATCGCAACAAACATCGCCAATAAGTGCTGAAAAGCAGCAAATAAAGTGTGCGGTAGCGGTGGACGATCATCCAATTGATAGATCAATTCAGATGGTTTTGTGGTGCTGTTTTTAACGGTCATGGCCGATATTCCTAGTAGTGTAACGTTGTCTTCAAATCTCGCTGAATGGGAGTTTGAAGTGAGAAGGCGTCAATCTGTGATTGCTGTTAATCAGAACCTTTCTCGATAGGGTTGCATTGTTAAGTTCAAGACTTAATCAATTGGAGCGGTATTTTA encodes:
- the pyrE gene encoding orotate phosphoribosyltransferase is translated as MKAYQREFIEFALEKEVLKFGEFTLKSGRKSPYFFNAGLFNTGRDLARLGRFYAAALADSGIEYDVLFGPAYKGIPIATTTAVALADHHDTDKPYCFNRKEAKDHGEGGNLVGSALEGRIMLVDDVITAGTAIRESMEIIQANGADLAGVLVAIDRQEKGKGELSAIQEVERDFNCSIISIVSLTDLISFLEEKGDNAEQLEAVKAYRAEFGI
- the ompR gene encoding two-component system response regulator OmpR; its protein translation is MQENHKILVVDDDARLRSLLERYLSEQGFQVRSVANSEQMDRLLARETFHLMVLDLMLPGEDGLSICRRLRSANNMLPILMLTAKGDEIDRIVGLEVGADDYLPKPFNPRELLARIRAVLRRQVIEAPGAPSAEDKMIEFGEFRLNLGTREMFRNEEPMPLTSGEFAVLKSLVTNMREPMSRDKLMNMARGREYSAMERSIDVQISRLRRMIEEDPSRPRYIQTVWGLGYVFVPDGAEA
- a CDS encoding ParA family protein, whose amino-acid sequence is MLVGYKRAQCKKVLVINRKGGAGKSTFAIAMASFYAHQKVKTEIIDLDPQGTSHFWGSKTEGVRTTRFLPSSNVPFLSLYVWKRTLKSQ